ggccccAACCCGACTCTCCTGTGGAAAGAGGGTGTGGGGCTCTGGGAAAAGGCCACTCTAACATTCATGATTGACCCTTCAATGGCTCAGGGTCGGGGGCCGGCCACCAGGCAAGGCCTGAGATCCCCCTTGCAGACTGAGGACAGAGGAGCCGGACTTTCTGGGtacacgtacacacgtacacacacgcacacgcacacgcacacacaccccgtTCTCATGGCGTCATCTCTGTCCCCAGTGGCCCCTGGTGCAGATTTCCAGTGATGGAgctgctgcctgccctcctgtGGACTGGGCACAGGGGAGGGGCCTGTCCTGGAGGGTGAGGGACCCGGGGAGCCTCACTTGCTCCCCCAGGTCCTGGTGTTGCTTTAACAGTCACGGAACCCAAGCCGGAGTTCAGTAGTTGGGTCCCACAAACCCCTGCACAGTGACGGTGGCTCCCCACAGCGTCTCATGGGCGGCAGGAGCGCGTCGGCCCCCTACTGGCCTCCGCTGGGCGGGTGGCCCAGGGCTCTTTGGTTGGGGACCGGGCTCCGGCTCATCTGGTTCGGTGCTGGCGCATGAGGGGTACAATGCTGGCCGGTGGCCCCGCCTTGGTGAGGAAAGGGTGCTTCAGCAGCTCAGCAGCAGTGGCCCGCTGGGCCGGGTCCCGCACCAGCAGGCGGTCCAGGAAGCCTTTCAGAGATGGCGAGGCCTGGAGGAGCAGAGGTCAGGGCCAGGGTTACTTGCTACAGGGCCACTTTCCTGTCATGCCCTGTGGGCTGAAGGAGCCTCAGGAGTTACCACAGGGCCACAAGGGGCATGGCACCTTAGGCTCATCTCCTCCCCACTTCTGTGGTCTGGCCTAGCGGGCATCGGCCCCTTCCCACGTGCAAATCCCCAACAGGACGGCCCTACAGTCAGGCAACCCGGGCCTGAGCTCTGTGGGAGCCTAGGGCCCAGGGGACCCCGTGGCTCTGtctctggggttgggggaggcacCAGACGTCACCTACGGCACAGCCTAGCTCTGTTCACCTTGTGCAGGTTCTTCAGTCGGGGTGGCAGGTTGTCCCGGATCATCTTCATGGCTTTGAGGGGTGGCTCGTTGAAGTAGGGGGGCTCCCCATCCACCATCTCGATCACCATCACCCCCAGTGACCAGATGTCCACCTAGGGTGGGAAGGGGCCCACAGAGCTGAGCAGCCAATCCTCTGCAAGCCGCAGGAAGCGTGGCCCCAGTTGGCCTGCACCTCTCTGTCCTCGTCTCGGGCCATAAGCCACGGACAGTGGGAGCCTGCCTACCCTGGTCCTCAGGCCTAGGGAAGCGCAGCTGCCATGGATCGCTGGTGTGTTCCAGCTCCAACAGTGTGTGTCCAGGCCACCCTGACTGAGACAGCCCCAAGGATTCTCATGCTGCTCTGGCTTCTGGGGGGCCCTGTTCCAGCCTGCCCACCCCATGTCTAGTGGGGACCAAGTCTGCTGACTGAGGGAGAAAAGCTCAGTGCCAGGCAGGCCACAGCATCAAGCGGCAGACAGGTGGGACCGCAGCCGGAATGCAGGTGGCAGCCTTTCCCTGGCAGCGGGGCTCCCTCATGCCAGCCCAGCCTTCCCaacaaggaaggaagcaggccACCTTCACACAGGATGCTCAAGACTGGCTTGGGGGCCAGCGCTGGGCTTACCTCTGGCCCGTAGGGAAGGCGGGAGATCAGCTCTGGGGCCATCCAGTAGGGTGTGCCCACCAGTGACTTCCTCCTCGGCACCTCCTTGCTCACCTGGGCGCAGAAGCCAAAGTCGGACAGCTTCACCTGGGGCAGACAGGCTGCAGGTCAGAGGGGCCGCCCACAGCCCGCCTTCAGACACATGGGCTCCAttgagcgggggtgggggtggggtgggtggggtggggtgggtgttctGCTCCCTCCTGGCAGGGCTCAGGTGGATGCGCTCCTCTCCAGGGCTGCAGGTAGCACAGGCTTAGCAGGGGCCAAGACAGGCTGGCTCTGAGAGCCCAGCGCTCTCGGCCCTTGGACCAAGTGCTAGTCACTGGTTACGAGGAACACAGCCCAGCCTgggtctgtgtgtgagagagccaAAGAGGGCGTCTGTGTGTCGGGGGAGGGGCGTCTCTGCCATAACGAGTCCCTGGGACTCTCACCCTGAGCTGCGGGCTCTTCCTGACTCCTGATGGTGTGGATGGCTCTTCTGGCCCCCAGAACTCAAGTCCCCTTGGGCTATGGGCACTGCCTGACTCCACTGTGGCCCCAGACTCAGACCTTGGTCTAAAGGGGGAGCCGGCAAAGTCAGCTGCACAGAACGGCTCCGGACTGTTTCTTGGTCACCCTGTGCTCAAACCCGGCTTGCTGAAGTGAGGGAGGCACTCAGGAGGCCACACTCGGCATCACTGCACACCTGGCACACGTGTGTGCAAGGCTGGAGTGCCAGGGCAACAGGGCCCTTGAGGGTCCTGCCTGGGCGTCAGAGGTGGTGGAGCATGCCCGtgatctcagctctcaggagtctAAGACAGGAGTCAGGAGCCAGCCCGGGGCAGTGTAGCAAGAATCAGGCCAGCAGGGACCCTCAgaagccagtctcaaaaaacaaagcaaagccaggtgtgggagcaggaggatctctgtgagttcaaggccagcctggctgacatagcgagttccaggccagccagggccacacagtgagaccctgtgtcaaaccaaatcaaaccaaacccaaCAGGGGAGGCAGGCCAGCTGCGGCGGGAAGCATGCAGCCTACAGCTGCGGCCGGGAAGCATGCAGCCTACAGCTGTGGCCGGGAAGCATGCAGCCAGCTGCGGCTGTAGGCCTAAGTCCCTCCTCGCTGGGCCCTGGGAGGGTCTCTAGCTTCAGTTCATTCCCCGATCTGGACCCCTGCTCTGGGCTGGCTCTTCTAGTCACCCAACAGGGTCCACCGGCACCCTGgcagcagtgggggggggggggggcagggcccaGCGCAGTGCGCTGCTGCCAATCAGCTTGGGAAGGCTGCGAGGCTGCGAGGAGCCCAGCTTCAGGGTGCctgaggacatttccagagagggTTAACTGGGGACAAGAGCTGCCCTGACTGTGGGTGGCACTACTCTACAGGctggaatggagggaaggagaccCTCAGCACAAGCTTTCTCCTGCTTCCTAGCTGCCAAGAAGGGAGCTGCTTGGCTCCATGATGGACGGAAACCTCTGAAATGCTGAGAGACAAAACACAACACCTTCCTCCTTCAAGCTGTTCTGTCAGAAAGACGAAAAgctgctgggtggcggtggtgcagcctttaatcccagcagttgggaggcagaggcaggcggatctctgtgagtttgaggccagcctggtctacagagtgagttccaggacggtaGAGCTACATGGAGGAATTCTGTcttgaacaacaaaaacaaacaaacaaaaaagctgccCCTCACATCCAGCCTCTTTCCCACTTACCCGGCCATCATGGGTCAGCAAGATGGAGTCACTCTTGATGTCTCGGTGGATGACGCCCTGGGCGTGGAGCACAGACAGCGCCTGCAGCACAGCCAGGCACACAGCGGCAATCTGTTCCTCGTTCATCCTGCACGGGCAGAAGGAACTGGGCAGACAGGGCCTGCTGGAATGTCCGGCCCCGGGGTGAAGGTGGGGAGCTGAGAGACCCCGACTCTGCTTCAGGACATCAGGAGGTCACAAAGAGGGGCTGGGGGGGCTAAGATGCTATGACGCCATCCTGTGGGCTGGCTTCGCTGCCCACCCACACTCTGGAGGACTTGTCCATCACCAGAGGATGAAGGGCCCAGCTCCACCCCTGGGAGCACTGAGGCAGCAGGTCACCCAGCAGTACCTGGTGTGGGTGACGATATCGGTGAGAGCGCCTCCCTCCAGGAACTCCATGACCACCCAGAGCTCGTCGCCCACCAGGTAGCTGTTGTACATCTCCACCACGTTCTCATGCCGGTAGTCCCTCATGATCACCACCTGGCGGGGCGGGACAGGGACAGCACTGGGACCAGACGCACTGCCCTTAGAGCTGGCGCCAGCCGCCGCTCACCAACCTCCTAGCAGTTTGCTGCACTGGAGCAAACTGGCCCGCTCACTCCAGCTGGCCCCTTGTCCAAAGCCAAGACCCCTCCATCTAGGGGTGCACCCGGAACCCTATCCCACCATGCAGGTTCCCTGATCCTGACGGGTCCTGGCTGGTCTCTGAGTGCTCTGACCTCAGGGGCATCAAGAGGAAGAGGGAACAAGAGGACCAGCGGGTATGAAGAAAAGCTCAAATAAAAGGGCGTGCGTGTGGGGGCAGTTAACAGAGAAGCCAGACGAAGGGCCGGCTGGAGAGGGAAGGGGCCGGGAGCTAAGGGTGGTGGGCAACACTATGTTTACAGGGACCAGGGGAGCAAGTTCCGCCTAAGGAGGGATTCCTGGTGTGGACGGAGTACTGGGGTGGGGTGTGAGCAACAGGTGAAGTTGGGGAGGAAGTGCCAGGAGACAGGCAAGCAGAGCTGGGGAGCCTCCAAGCTGGACCTCCGGGGACCcctccagcagaggcaggagggactTGTCATACCTACACACACTTCTCCCCAGAGCCAGAAGCTGGGTGAACCAAGTGCCTAGTTATGGCTAGATGGAAACAGGACCTTGCTgggggacggtctgtatgtcaaattgctctgattggtcaataaataaaacactgattggccagtggccaggcaggaagtataggcgggactaacagagaggagaatggagagaacaggaaggtggaaggagacactgccagccgctgccatggcaagcagcatgtgaagacgccggtaagccacaagccatgtggcaaggtatagatttgtggaaatggattaatttaagctataagaacagttagcaagaagccttccatggccatacagtgtgtaagcaatataaatctctgtgtttacttggttgggtctgagcggctgtgggactggcgggtgacagagatttgtcccgactgtgggccaggcaggaaaactctagttacaggacCTGACAGGGCAAGGGGCTGGAGCCTGCCGTAAGGATATGGGAGACAGACACTAAGAGGGTCTGTAAAGGCTTTGAGgtcaacgcccccccccccccccccccccgatgttATATACAGTGTCCAGGGAGACCTGAGAGAAGCTAGAGCAGGAGCCCAAGGGCGAGAGAGGCCACACAGAAGCGGGACTGGAGGACGTGGGGTGCTGGGCTGTGGTCCAGAGTGAGGTATGACAGAGTTTCCCAGGGACAGGGACCCCGCGACAGGAAGAGGCCTGGAGGGGAGCACACAGGCCCGGGACTAGCTGGAACAAGTCAGCCCGGGCCATGGGCACTTGGTAGGACAGAGGCCCAGGCAGGAGCCTTCGGCTGGGGACGGCTGTGAGCAGACAGCGCTGGGCTCCCGCCCGGGCCTACCTCGTTAAAGAGCAGTTCACGCCTTTGCTGCTTGCGCAGGTCCATCTTCTTGACGGCCACCAGTTTGCCTGAGCTGCGCACGGTGGCTATGCACACGATACCTGTAGAGCCCTCGCCGATCTTGATGAAGTTATCTAGATAGGAACGTGGGTCCCCCGGGTCCACCACCAGCTGCAGAGCAGCCCGGAACTGCTCGTGGGACACTCGCTGGGGCTCCCGCTGTGGTGAGCGAGGCCCAGGGGGCCCAGGGGCAGGGGGTGCAGCAGGGGCAGCAAGAGCACGTGCTGGGGGGGCCAGCTGGGGCTCAGAGGCATGGGGGCCCAGCACTCCTGGGCTGGGGGCACCACGGGTTCGGGTGGGAGGCCGGGAGGAGGACGAAGACTGAGGGGCAGCCATGCCTGTGGCTGATGGCCCGTTAGGGGCCGCACTGTGCGGCTCCCCCTGCAACAGAAGAAAGAAGTGCCCTGAGTGGAGGCTGCGTCAGCTCTCCCCAGCCGGATGACACACAGGAGGTCAGCCTGAGAAATGCACAGGGAGCTGGGCTGTGGCTGGGCTGAGGGAAGCAATGGGAAGACACTGAGGTGCTGAATGAAGTGGGGATGGGTTACCTGGGCACCCCGGGGTGGGTGGTCCGTGTCAGCCCGCGGGTATGTGTTAAAGGGCCTGCCAGCTGCTAGTTTCGCCCCGCCGGCCAGACTGGCAGGCTGGGGGGTGCTAACGTCAGGCCCAGAGAGGGGGCGCTTATCTCGGGAGGCCTCCTGGGGCCCTCCTGGGCCCTCCCTCGAGGACTTGGGCCTCTTCTCTGCCCCCGGCCGCCGTCTGTCACCACCGCCTGCCTCGCTGTGGCCTGTGGCCCGGCCTCTGGCTCCAGCCTTGTCAGGGGCCGTTCTGGCCGGGGCTGCCCGCTCCTCCAGCATCCCGTTCTCCTGGTGGGCACGGGCCGGCGGCGGGGGGCTGTCTCTGCGCAGGGAGTTGGAGCGTGTCACCGACATGTTCTCAAAGTCGTCGAGCAGCAGTGTGAGGGCCCCATCCTTGGCACCTTTGCTGCCCCGCACGATGGTCTGGGGTCCAGGCGACGGCAGGGCAAGGCCGGGAAGGAGGGGCGCAGGCGGTGTGTCCGTCACAGGAGCAAGACAGCACGAAAACAAGACAGACCGGTGAAGGGAccgtgggtggggatggggcctGCAGCGCCCCAAGAACTGCTCTCATGCCCACCACCCATCTGGGGGCTCCCAGCCCGCAGCCAGTTCTGCCCGTGGACTGGGGCGAGGGAGGTAAACACAGCCTGTAATCAACCCCAGAGCTGCAAATTACAGGCCACTCGCTCAGCACTTCCTCCCCTGCGGCTGCCAGCGCCATTAGCCCAAACCAGGCACTCCGACCCCGGGGCTAGAGGCTGGGTGTGGAATAGAAAGCCCACAGCCTAGAGTCCAGGCCTAGGAGGCCTGGGAGCTGTGTGGCCAACTCAACTGGAATACACCtgaactgccagccgccatgcctccctgcccccagccagCCCAGGCACACAGGCTTCTCGGCTGTTTCTCCAATACACCGGACATGTGCCCATGAGCTCTCCGCCTTGCCCCAACCTACATCTCCCAAACGTCTCCATGGCTGCCCCGCTCCCCTCCTCGAGGTCTGTAATCAAACATACGTCTCTGATGCCTCGCTAACTCCCAGTTTAAATGCCAGCCCACAGGCCTCTGGCTCTTGGTGCCAGCTGCCAGGGCTGTGCACCCCGCAGGCCGCTCTACCCCGTGAGCCGCCCAAGGACGGAGCTCTTCTCTCCTCTTGCAGCCCGCCTATGTCCTGGCTCCCAGATTAGCGTCCACActatgggaagggagggaggggaagaggggagacgAGGAGGGATGGGGAGCTGCCCACCACTGCCGCCAGGTGGCATGCAGAGACGGGACCTGGATGGCCTCGACAGGCTCAGGGtatgctgagctagctcacaagaaCCACCTGTGGTCCCAGCCTGTCTGGGGCCCTGGCTGCCTGCCGGGAAGCCTGCCTTGCCCAGGGAGCCAAGAAAGCAAGGTGGATGTTAGGTGTCAAACCCCAGACAAATGGCTGACCTGGCCGCCAGGTTCTCCCAGGCTCCCTCAGCCCCCCAGGGTTACAGGGTTCTTGTGGCTGGCTTACCCTTCCCCCGCTGCCCTTCCCTAcgtaatccagccattttggctaaGCTGGTCCTTTGCCTTTTTAACCTTTTATCTTCTGGCTCTCCCCTCCTCACATGGCCCAGTCATGTCCACACTGGACTCTTCCAGATCTGCCAGGGCTGTGCTCTCCCTTTATCTACACTaagccttctcctccaccatacctaggggCAGTCACGtcctccttttctatttctttctttcattcagcgGATACCTGAATGAAAAAGGCTTTGGTCTTAGAACTTGGGTCAATGGTCAAGAACCCTGACGTGTAGGCAGTACCAGCTAAGGTGCCCGCACGTGCACTAGGACAAGTGTCATCCCCCTGCAGgctggggcgggggcagggagagggagagggtgcAAGGAGCAGGGGTGAAAACCTGGGGACATCTAATACCGTCATGACCTGTGAGAAATGGCCACAGCGCTCAGTGGAGCATGGGAGGAGGGCCAGGGTGGGCACAGCGCTCAGTGGagcatgggggagggcccagggtGGGCACAGCGCTCAGTGGAGCATGGGAGGAGGCCCAGGGTGGGCACAGCGCTCAGTGGAACATGGGAGGAGGGCCCAGGGTGGGCACAGCGCTCAGTGGAACATGGGAGGAGGGCCAGGGTGGGCACAGCGCTCAGTGGagcatgggggagggcccagggtGGGCACAGCACTCAGTGGAGCATGGGAGGAGGGCCAGGGCGGGCACAGCGCTCAGTGGAACATGGGAGGAGGGCCAGGGTGGGCACAGCGCTCAGTGGAACATGGGAGGAGGGCCAGGGTGGGCACAGCGCTCAGTGGAGCATGGGAGGAGGCCCAGGGTGGGTACAGCACTCAGTGGAGCATGGGAGGAGGGCCCAGGGTGGGCACAGCACTCAGTGGAGCATGGGAGGAGGGCCAGGGTGGGCTGTCTGGACCTGGGACCTGGGACTGGGACCTGAAAAGCAGGGCCTACTTCAGGGCCAGTCTCTATTGGCTGCCAGCTGGCCTGGGTCACGGGAAGCCTGCACAGAGTCAGGTGACAGGAGGAGCTTTCTAAGCAATGGAGAGAAGGCAAGGCCCTCCCATGACCCTGCAGGCCCACGGAAATAACAAGCCGGACCCCAGCCCGGGCCCAAGCACTGTGGCTGTGGACACCCTGCTGATTTTGCTCCTTCCTGCCAGGCCCGGGCTGGTGGCAGGGGAGGATGAGTCAGCTGCAGTGCCAGGCACCCAGCCTGCTGACCACAGGCACCCAACTCCACCCACTGCGGACAAGCTTGGCTGTGCTGCCCTGGGTCCCGCCACCTGTGGAACGAACCCAACTCCAACGTGGCTTCAGTAGCCTGGCAGGACACTCTTATCACTAGGCCTGTGTGGCTACAGCTGTGCCTGGGCAAGGAGACCACAATTCTCACTGCACGTGGAGGTTGGGGAAGGGTGGGGATCTTGGATCCAGACCTCAGGTCCCATTCCAACCCTGCCATTTTGCTCAGGATGACATGAGATCTCCACTCCCACAAGACTGAATGGCTTGGTGTCTCATTGGGCCACAGCTTCTACCCTGCTCCCATCTGCCTCAGTTGCTCCTTTTAAGTCCCTGGAATGCAGCTGTCTGGGAGTGGGCTGTCCCTTGTCATGAACCCTGAGGAGACCAAGGTTGGGTGTGTGGTGCGGGGCAGCAGTGAAGAGGTCAGGGGTCAGCATGGGCCCCCCCTGATGGGGCTGGTGGGTAGAGGGCTGGCACTGAGTTACAGAGGCCGAGAGCAGCTGAGGGCTGGGCCACTACGGCAGCGTGGCTGTGGGGTAGACGTGGTGAGGGCTACCTTGGGGGCTCCAGGCTGGATGGAGGTGATGCAGGCGGGGTCGATGAGGGGCTTGGGTCGGCGTGCCGACTCTTCAATCAGGCTCTGCCACTGGCGGGGCAGCCCTGTGAACTTCTGCTCGTGCTGGTCGAAGCCTGTGTGCACGCGATGCTCAAAGTTGGATGGGGCTGAGATCTCCACCCgcttcttcttctttccaaacATGGCTCCAGGGCCTGAGCACAGGACGTGTGCGGGCGGTGGATGGCTGCGGCTCTCAGGCAGCTGCGGGAGGGAAGCACCAGGGAAGTGGGACCAGAGCAGGCGGTCTGTCCCTCaagcctccccacctccctgcctcGGCCCCCCTGGCTCAGCCGCTCTCTCTGCCGCGTACCAGCAGGGGGCAGTAGCTCTTCCAGCT
The nucleotide sequence above comes from Peromyscus maniculatus bairdii isolate BWxNUB_F1_BW_parent chromosome 1, HU_Pman_BW_mat_3.1, whole genome shotgun sequence. Encoded proteins:
- the Pak4 gene encoding serine/threonine-protein kinase PAK 4 → MFGKKKKRVEISAPSNFEHRVHTGFDQHEQKFTGLPRQWQSLIEESARRPKPLIDPACITSIQPGAPKTIVRGSKGAKDGALTLLLDDFENMSVTRSNSLRRDSPPPPARAHQENGMLEERAAPARTAPDKAGARGRATGHSEAGGGDRRRPGAEKRPKSSREGPGGPQEASRDKRPLSGPDVSTPQPASLAGGAKLAAGRPFNTYPRADTDHPPRGAQGEPHSAAPNGPSATGMAAPQSSSSSRPPTRTRGAPSPGVLGPHASEPQLAPPARALAAPAAPPAPGPPGPRSPQREPQRVSHEQFRAALQLVVDPGDPRSYLDNFIKIGEGSTGIVCIATVRSSGKLVAVKKMDLRKQQRRELLFNEVVIMRDYRHENVVEMYNSYLVGDELWVVMEFLEGGALTDIVTHTRMNEEQIAAVCLAVLQALSVLHAQGVIHRDIKSDSILLTHDGRVKLSDFGFCAQVSKEVPRRKSLVGTPYWMAPELISRLPYGPEVDIWSLGVMVIEMVDGEPPYFNEPPLKAMKMIRDNLPPRLKNLHKASPSLKGFLDRLLVRDPAQRATAAELLKHPFLTKAGPPASIVPLMRQHRTR